One window from the genome of Natronomonas pharaonis DSM 2160 encodes:
- a CDS encoding universal stress protein — MTFVVAFDGSADSEAALERAADAVDSDDRLLVVSVLPGDDRLADAYGFLANGTYDPEQVAADLETAVVAAAPAADFRTEQLGPYAGKQRIATVIAAVAREADADAVYLGSDNAGRVLDSLVDGTADYDVRLVCS, encoded by the coding sequence ATGACCTTCGTCGTCGCATTCGACGGGAGCGCCGACTCCGAGGCGGCGCTCGAACGTGCTGCCGACGCCGTGGACTCGGACGACCGGCTACTCGTGGTCTCGGTGCTTCCCGGTGACGACCGCCTCGCTGATGCCTACGGGTTCCTTGCGAACGGTACCTACGACCCCGAGCAGGTTGCCGCCGACCTCGAAACCGCTGTTGTCGCGGCTGCGCCGGCAGCCGATTTTCGTACGGAACAACTCGGGCCGTACGCGGGCAAGCAACGTATCGCGACGGTGATTGCCGCGGTCGCACGTGAGGCTGATGCTGACGCTGTCTACCTCGGCAGCGACAACGCTGGCCGCGTCCTTGACTCGCTTGTCGACGGCACGGCCGACTACGACGTTCGTCTCGTTTGTAGCTAA
- a CDS encoding DICT sensory domain-containing protein, with protein sequence MADSLCDFLKADDRSERKLAVVGDVEGPVQSLFEESFGGLDVSIESSGQSGGEEATVALVENGEVVATSPMGAIRNAILLVNSDLYTSGLSGIDKHEAPEVLTELDEQVVTLRGFPASVKEKLLLIVISRHIERRALEAGDGRLDVAFQRLSRLCDEYGTKKVYERLATTAVDVHAYGVPDGRPTDIPELTVHGNDSERYRRSWFVVFTPPPEGDTEPAALVAVETGENVWRSMWTYDAEQVAAIQQHIQEAF encoded by the coding sequence ATGGCCGATTCGCTGTGCGATTTCCTGAAGGCGGACGACCGGTCGGAGCGGAAGCTCGCGGTCGTCGGCGATGTCGAAGGGCCAGTCCAGTCGCTTTTCGAAGAATCCTTCGGAGGGCTTGACGTGAGTATCGAATCGTCGGGCCAGTCTGGCGGCGAAGAGGCCACTGTCGCACTCGTCGAAAACGGTGAGGTCGTCGCCACCTCACCGATGGGCGCGATACGGAACGCAATTCTGCTTGTCAACTCCGATTTATACACCAGCGGGCTCAGCGGCATCGACAAACACGAAGCCCCCGAGGTGCTGACCGAGTTAGACGAGCAGGTCGTCACGCTCCGCGGATTCCCGGCCTCGGTCAAGGAAAAACTGCTGCTTATTGTCATCTCCCGGCACATCGAACGGCGGGCGCTGGAGGCCGGGGACGGGCGGCTTGATGTCGCCTTCCAGCGGCTCTCGCGTCTCTGCGATGAGTACGGGACGAAGAAGGTCTACGAGCGGCTAGCGACGACGGCCGTTGATGTCCATGCGTACGGGGTTCCGGATGGACGGCCGACCGACATTCCCGAACTGACCGTACATGGCAACGACAGCGAGCGGTACCGCCGGTCCTGGTTCGTCGTTTTCACACCGCCGCCGGAGGGAGACACTGAGCCGGCGGCGCTTGTCGCTGTCGAGACTGGCGAGAACGTCTGGCGGTCGATGTGGACCTACGACGCCGAGCAGGTCGCCGCGATACAACAGCACATTCAGGAAGCGTTCTGA
- a CDS encoding SDR family oxidoreductase, producing the protein MDLDIDGNAALVTAGTAGLGLASAEALARNGANVAVCGRDEDRLSRAEAKLEAIDGGDVLAVQADITDREALQGFVGKTIETFDGLDHVVTSAGGPPSGSFLDTDDEDWYDAYDLLVMSVVRTVRSALPTLAEDGGGTVVNITSRSVQEVMDDLVLSNSVRRSVIGLMKSLSHELGPEVRVNAVLPGAHETSRIEELVEDAVERGDYDDYEAGLDDWSEGVPLERVGDPRELGETVAWLSSERASYVSGATLPVDGGSTRSV; encoded by the coding sequence ATGGACCTCGACATTGACGGCAACGCAGCACTGGTAACGGCAGGGACGGCTGGGCTCGGACTCGCAAGCGCCGAGGCGCTGGCCCGAAACGGCGCGAACGTGGCGGTCTGTGGCCGAGATGAAGACCGGCTTTCGCGTGCGGAGGCGAAGCTGGAAGCCATCGACGGGGGCGATGTCCTCGCGGTACAGGCCGATATCACCGACCGGGAGGCGCTGCAGGGCTTTGTCGGCAAAACCATCGAGACGTTCGACGGCCTCGACCACGTCGTCACAAGCGCCGGCGGCCCGCCGTCGGGGTCGTTTCTCGACACCGACGACGAGGACTGGTACGACGCCTACGACCTACTTGTGATGAGCGTCGTCCGAACGGTCCGGTCGGCACTGCCGACACTTGCCGAGGACGGCGGCGGGACCGTCGTCAACATCACCTCGCGGTCGGTACAGGAGGTCATGGACGACCTCGTGCTGTCGAACTCCGTCCGACGGTCGGTCATCGGGCTGATGAAGAGTCTCTCGCATGAGTTGGGGCCGGAGGTCCGCGTCAACGCCGTCCTCCCGGGTGCACACGAGACAAGCCGTATCGAAGAGTTGGTCGAGGACGCCGTCGAGCGCGGCGACTACGACGACTACGAGGCCGGGCTCGACGACTGGTCGGAGGGCGTACCGCTGGAGCGGGTCGGCGACCCCCGCGAGCTCGGCGAGACGGTTGCGTGGCTCTCCAGCGAGCGGGCCTCCTACGTCAGCGGCGCGACACTGCCCGTCGACGGCGGCTCAACACGAAGCGTGTGA
- a CDS encoding Tfx family DNA-binding protein, with translation MTLPDPDELLDRVGFEEATNVLTRRQAEVLALRERDIPQADIAGLLGTSRANVSSVEASARENIAKAEETVAFVEALSAPVQLTIESGTDLYDVPNRVYSACDEADVKVSRTAPELMKLISDAAGDAIRGREVRHELTVTVAGDGSVSVRT, from the coding sequence ATGACGCTTCCGGACCCTGACGAGCTGCTTGACCGGGTCGGATTCGAAGAGGCGACAAACGTCCTGACGCGTCGGCAGGCAGAGGTGCTTGCGCTCCGTGAGCGGGATATTCCGCAAGCGGACATCGCCGGGTTGCTGGGGACGTCGCGGGCGAACGTCTCCAGTGTCGAGGCGAGCGCACGGGAAAACATCGCCAAGGCCGAAGAGACCGTCGCGTTCGTCGAGGCGCTTTCGGCACCGGTACAGCTGACCATCGAATCCGGTACCGACCTCTACGACGTGCCGAACCGTGTCTACTCGGCCTGCGACGAGGCCGATGTGAAGGTAAGCCGGACCGCGCCGGAACTGATGAAGCTCATCAGCGACGCGGCTGGCGACGCCATCAGAGGCCGGGAGGTCCGACACGAGCTGACAGTCACCGTCGCCGGTGATGGCTCCGTCTCGGTCAGAACGTAG
- a CDS encoding TRAM domain-containing protein, whose amino-acid sequence MPDCPLADDCPSFSERIEGMGCQHYGDRGGAEWCSHYSQPINDLKQQPVQVGEEVVVDVGDIHESGAGVGRTEDGFIVMVDGVLPEARAKVRITEVRSNHARADEVERLPLEEDEDGSSEPDTTDDSDPGAEEADDRSDRERALDREELGSRENFWGN is encoded by the coding sequence ATGCCGGACTGCCCACTCGCGGACGATTGCCCCAGTTTCTCCGAGCGCATCGAAGGAATGGGCTGTCAACACTACGGCGACCGCGGCGGTGCCGAATGGTGTTCCCACTACAGCCAGCCGATAAACGACCTCAAGCAACAGCCCGTCCAGGTCGGCGAGGAAGTCGTCGTCGATGTCGGCGATATCCACGAGTCCGGGGCCGGCGTCGGCCGCACCGAGGACGGGTTCATCGTAATGGTCGACGGTGTTTTGCCGGAGGCCCGGGCAAAGGTCCGGATTACGGAGGTCCGGTCGAACCACGCCCGCGCCGACGAGGTCGAGCGGCTTCCGCTGGAGGAAGACGAGGACGGGTCGAGTGAGCCGGACACAACGGACGACAGTGACCCGGGAGCCGAAGAGGCCGACGACCGAAGCGACCGCGAGCGGGCGCTCGACCGCGAAGAGCTGGGCAGCCGAGAGAACTTTTGGGGCAACTGA
- a CDS encoding DUF7109 family protein, translating to MLSADELAGVVDLFGALSRPELSEALSELAYRRGEDPPEEIVEDAVAAFALVGFVDDGHRLFAPGPAAFPTLPEGAEDLPHILDQQPRSVDRAAVAEAAADRLRTEAACAATLGATDRAERLVDISYDLETWAALDLSGVRSRLDATLDGTN from the coding sequence ATGCTCTCTGCCGACGAACTGGCCGGCGTTGTCGACCTCTTTGGGGCGCTTTCGCGCCCGGAGCTCTCGGAGGCGCTTTCGGAACTCGCCTACCGACGCGGCGAAGACCCCCCGGAAGAGATAGTAGAAGACGCCGTTGCGGCGTTCGCACTCGTTGGCTTCGTCGACGACGGCCATCGACTCTTTGCCCCCGGCCCGGCGGCGTTCCCGACGCTACCGGAGGGGGCAGAGGACCTCCCACACATTCTCGACCAGCAGCCGCGGTCTGTCGACCGGGCGGCTGTCGCTGAGGCGGCCGCCGACCGACTCCGAACCGAAGCCGCCTGTGCCGCCACCCTTGGCGCAACGGACCGCGCCGAGCGCCTTGTCGACATCAGCTACGACCTCGAAACGTGGGCTGCCCTCGACCTCAGCGGCGTCCGGTCCCGGCTCGATGCGACGCTGGATGGGACAAACTAA
- a CDS encoding NUDIX hydrolase, protein MDWERVAAHEPTAAVDGDREAAVLVPVIDRPDGYHLLFTKRAEHLGEHPGQMSFPGGGREPVDSSLEATATREAHEEIGLKPSEADVRGRLDDIPTVSNYAVRPFIAAIPDREYVPDEEEVAEIAVLSLSELTASENYESERREHANYGSVRIHYFRVDGYTVWGATGRMLVQFLELATDWTPPETVDRVVDPDADYPV, encoded by the coding sequence ATGGACTGGGAGCGGGTAGCCGCCCACGAACCGACGGCCGCGGTCGATGGCGACCGAGAGGCGGCGGTGCTCGTCCCCGTTATCGACCGGCCCGACGGCTACCACCTGCTTTTCACCAAGCGCGCTGAACACCTCGGCGAGCATCCGGGACAGATGAGCTTTCCCGGCGGTGGCCGCGAGCCGGTCGATAGTTCGTTGGAGGCGACCGCAACGCGCGAAGCCCACGAAGAAATCGGTCTCAAGCCGTCCGAAGCCGACGTTCGCGGCCGCCTCGACGATATTCCCACTGTTTCAAACTACGCGGTCAGACCGTTCATCGCGGCGATTCCGGACCGGGAGTACGTCCCCGACGAGGAGGAAGTCGCCGAGATCGCTGTCCTCTCGCTGTCGGAGTTGACTGCCTCAGAGAACTACGAATCCGAGCGTCGCGAGCACGCGAACTACGGCAGCGTCCGCATTCATTACTTCCGCGTTGACGGCTACACCGTCTGGGGCGCGACCGGCCGGATGCTCGTGCAGTTTCTCGAACTCGCGACCGACTGGACGCCCCCCGAAACCGTCGACCGGGTCGTCGACCCTGACGCCGACTATCCCGTCTAG
- a CDS encoding HNH endonuclease — translation MATHQHPDMELEPRADKRRTRDGQGPRWRVIREEVLERDDYTCQRCGYEQEAESGEPSKRLEAHFADAHGSPSLEQLDRLVTVCGPCHATLHGDDPAYGNRRDAAPMFPRPDAPPEVATMRSDRQHVCQRCQHVAESATELAAYTESGQAHVLCKPCAGALLAAGYDPESFEVAGALDTESLRERASEAPVRPVLLASGPVRESRPPETPTERFLYATPLRYVANPIGLTVLFILLGVVFSFAVF, via the coding sequence ATGGCGACCCACCAACACCCTGATATGGAACTCGAACCACGCGCCGACAAGCGACGAACACGGGACGGACAGGGACCCCGCTGGCGAGTCATTCGCGAGGAGGTACTCGAACGGGACGACTACACCTGCCAGCGGTGTGGCTACGAACAGGAAGCCGAAAGCGGGGAGCCATCCAAGCGGCTCGAAGCACACTTCGCCGACGCGCACGGAAGCCCCTCGCTGGAACAACTCGACCGGCTCGTGACGGTTTGTGGACCGTGTCACGCGACGCTTCACGGCGATGACCCGGCCTACGGCAACCGGCGTGATGCGGCACCGATGTTCCCGCGGCCGGACGCGCCGCCGGAGGTGGCGACGATGCGGTCGGATAGACAGCACGTCTGCCAGCGGTGCCAACACGTCGCCGAGTCGGCAACAGAGCTGGCCGCATACACCGAGAGCGGACAGGCACACGTCCTCTGCAAGCCGTGTGCCGGTGCATTGCTTGCGGCCGGCTACGACCCCGAGTCGTTCGAGGTCGCCGGTGCGTTAGACACCGAGTCGTTGCGGGAGCGGGCATCGGAGGCCCCCGTTCGGCCGGTGCTGCTCGCATCGGGGCCGGTACGGGAGTCGCGGCCACCGGAGACACCGACAGAGCGGTTTCTGTATGCGACGCCGCTGCGATACGTCGCAAACCCCATCGGATTGACCGTCCTCTTTATCCTGCTCGGCGTAGTGTTTTCCTTCGCAGTCTTCTAG
- a CDS encoding ATP-dependent DNA helicase has translation MSRSDGSRQFFPYDQPYDHQSDAMERIREALVEERDVLFEGACGTGKTLAALVPALEYARAAGKTVVITTNVHQQTRQFIEEARAINEQTPIRSVVFRGKASMCHIDVGYEECQALRDTTRELVETEQDIAELEARESELRDASKAGDGDAAEARGTVLDELDELEASAEALREERNVCDRYYKNLTGETDEFYQWLYEDVRTPEEIYEYADRQGLCGYELLKDGIEGIDLVICNYHHLLDPMIREQFFRWLGRDPEDVIAVFDEAHNVADAARDHARRTLAERTLDGALDELEDVSDARADAAANVVGAFKDALVETYESSFGYGDREAVGEEWEDVPVDSESGRDDLSVAFLEAYTGQGFETDLESALSLGEELDRRYEQEYKDGETTTRKECPTLTAAAFIETWMDASVEPGEYPVVGVRRSETGIVGRAELYTCLPRRVTEPLFEELHGTVLMSATLRPFDVTEDVLGLEEPLTMAYGEQFPDERRRTYAVETPALFASKRDDPQVQETVGNVIAETVAFTPGNTLAFFPSYAEAERYYHRYAGEATPYLDEPGVEAESLRQSFIEDDQAVLFTSLWGTLAEGVSFDGDDARSVLVVGVPYPHLDERMEAVQGAYDGAFGDGTDDAGWRYAVEIPTVRKTRQALGRVVRSPTDFGVRVLVDERYTQSKRADLGEYSVYPEFPPEERNEHIDIGPEKLKFAMLNFYSDMDAWDGDPPTP, from the coding sequence GTGTCACGGTCGGACGGCAGCCGGCAGTTTTTCCCCTACGACCAGCCGTACGACCACCAGTCGGACGCGATGGAGCGGATACGCGAAGCGCTCGTCGAAGAGCGCGACGTGCTTTTCGAGGGCGCTTGCGGGACCGGCAAGACACTCGCGGCGCTCGTCCCGGCGCTAGAGTATGCCCGTGCGGCCGGCAAGACCGTCGTCATCACGACGAACGTCCACCAGCAGACGCGACAGTTCATCGAGGAGGCGCGGGCGATAAACGAGCAGACGCCGATACGGAGTGTTGTCTTCCGGGGAAAAGCCTCGATGTGCCACATCGATGTCGGCTACGAGGAGTGTCAGGCGCTTCGCGACACCACGCGCGAACTCGTCGAGACCGAACAGGACATCGCCGAACTCGAAGCACGGGAAAGCGAACTGCGCGATGCGAGCAAAGCGGGAGACGGGGACGCAGCCGAAGCTAGGGGGACCGTCCTCGACGAACTCGATGAGTTGGAGGCAAGCGCCGAGGCGCTCCGCGAGGAGCGAAACGTCTGTGACCGCTATTATAAGAATCTCACCGGCGAAACCGACGAGTTCTACCAGTGGCTCTACGAGGACGTTCGCACGCCAGAGGAGATATACGAGTACGCCGACAGACAGGGTCTTTGCGGCTACGAGCTCCTGAAGGACGGCATCGAGGGTATCGACCTCGTCATCTGTAACTACCACCACCTGCTCGATCCGATGATACGCGAGCAGTTCTTCCGGTGGCTCGGCCGGGACCCCGAAGACGTCATCGCCGTCTTTGACGAGGCACACAACGTCGCCGACGCCGCCAGAGACCACGCCCGGCGGACGCTCGCCGAGCGGACACTCGATGGTGCGCTCGACGAGCTTGAGGACGTAAGCGACGCCCGTGCCGACGCCGCAGCCAACGTCGTCGGCGCGTTCAAGGACGCGCTCGTCGAGACGTACGAGTCGTCGTTCGGCTACGGCGACCGGGAGGCTGTCGGCGAAGAGTGGGAGGACGTACCGGTCGACAGCGAATCGGGGCGTGACGACCTTTCCGTGGCGTTTCTGGAAGCCTACACCGGACAAGGGTTCGAAACGGACCTCGAATCGGCGCTGTCGCTCGGCGAGGAGCTCGACCGGCGCTACGAACAGGAGTACAAGGACGGCGAGACAACGACGAGAAAGGAGTGTCCAACGCTCACCGCGGCAGCGTTCATCGAGACGTGGATGGACGCAAGCGTCGAGCCGGGGGAGTACCCAGTCGTCGGGGTGCGCCGCTCAGAGACAGGTATCGTCGGACGGGCTGAGCTGTACACCTGTCTGCCGCGCCGGGTCACGGAACCGCTGTTCGAAGAACTACACGGAACCGTGCTGATGAGTGCGACGCTCCGCCCCTTCGATGTTACCGAGGACGTTCTCGGCCTTGAGGAGCCGCTGACGATGGCTTACGGCGAGCAGTTCCCCGACGAGCGGCGGCGAACCTATGCTGTCGAGACGCCGGCGCTGTTCGCCAGCAAGCGTGACGACCCGCAGGTACAGGAAACGGTCGGAAACGTCATCGCGGAGACCGTCGCTTTCACACCGGGGAACACGCTCGCTTTCTTCCCGAGTTACGCGGAGGCCGAGCGGTATTACCATCGGTATGCCGGCGAAGCGACGCCGTATCTCGACGAACCGGGCGTCGAGGCCGAGTCGCTACGCCAGTCGTTTATCGAGGACGACCAAGCAGTGCTTTTTACCTCGCTGTGGGGGACGCTGGCAGAGGGCGTCAGTTTCGACGGCGACGACGCCCGGAGCGTCCTCGTGGTCGGCGTCCCGTATCCGCATCTCGACGAGCGGATGGAAGCCGTTCAGGGTGCTTACGACGGGGCGTTCGGCGACGGAACCGACGACGCTGGCTGGCGGTACGCCGTCGAGATTCCGACGGTTCGAAAAACACGGCAGGCACTCGGTCGCGTCGTCCGGTCGCCGACGGATTTCGGTGTCCGGGTGTTAGTCGACGAGCGGTACACACAATCGAAACGCGCCGACCTCGGCGAGTACAGCGTCTATCCGGAGTTTCCGCCGGAAGAACGGAACGAACACATCGATATCGGCCCCGAGAAACTGAAGTTCGCGATGTTGAACTTTTACTCGGATATGGACGCCTGGGATGGCGACCCACCAACACCCTGA
- a CDS encoding preprotein translocase subunit Sec61beta, translated as MSSGQNSGGLMSSAGLVRYFDEESRNAPTMDPRTVVAFGVLLGVFVLMLNALA; from the coding sequence ATGAGCAGTGGTCAAAACTCCGGCGGACTGATGTCCAGTGCCGGACTTGTCCGGTACTTCGACGAAGAGAGCCGCAACGCGCCCACGATGGACCCCCGAACGGTCGTCGCCTTCGGCGTCCTGCTGGGCGTGTTCGTGCTGATGCTGAACGCGCTGGCCTGA
- a CDS encoding thioredoxin family protein, whose protein sequence is MSVTLKDFYADWCGPCKTQDPILEDLEADYPDVDFEKVDVDAAQDVANEYQVRSLPTLIVENDDGIVERFVGVTQRDDLEDALDEAGA, encoded by the coding sequence ATGTCCGTCACGCTCAAAGACTTCTATGCGGACTGGTGTGGCCCGTGTAAAACACAGGACCCGATTCTCGAAGACCTCGAAGCCGACTACCCGGACGTCGACTTCGAGAAGGTAGACGTAGACGCGGCCCAAGACGTTGCCAACGAGTATCAGGTCCGTTCGCTGCCGACGCTCATCGTCGAGAACGACGACGGCATCGTCGAGCGGTTCGTCGGCGTCACCCAGCGAGACGACCTCGAAGACGCGCTCGACGAGGCCGGCGCGTAA
- the rio1 gene encoding serine/threonine-protein kinase Rio1, with translation MTEDDGLLSADDGEQPGDEWEELDVSDTEADRIARAQDREFLEFRKRIKNTEQFKVEASVFDDATLGALYKLVQDSYVDAFGGPISTGKEANIYTALAPDGEVAVKVYRINASDFKQMRAYLEGDPRFEGIGSDKKKVVVAWTKKEYANLERARKAGVRVPEPIAVERNVLVMEYLGDDDRRAKRLNEVHIENPETTYEVVREYMRRLYDAGLVHGDLSEFNIVVHEGELCLLDLGQAVTVHHPNSREFLERDCENVAGFFARQGVDVDADDLLAHVTEPEPDPSGNAE, from the coding sequence ATGACCGAGGACGACGGCCTGCTTTCGGCCGACGACGGCGAACAGCCGGGCGACGAGTGGGAGGAACTCGACGTCTCGGACACGGAAGCCGACCGTATCGCACGGGCGCAGGACCGGGAGTTCCTCGAATTCCGCAAGCGCATCAAGAACACAGAGCAGTTCAAAGTCGAGGCGTCGGTCTTCGACGACGCCACACTCGGTGCCCTCTACAAGCTCGTTCAGGACAGCTATGTCGATGCCTTCGGCGGTCCGATTTCGACCGGCAAGGAGGCAAACATCTACACGGCGCTGGCTCCCGACGGCGAGGTTGCGGTCAAGGTCTACCGCATCAATGCCTCCGATTTCAAGCAGATGCGAGCATACCTCGAAGGCGACCCTCGCTTCGAGGGGATCGGCTCCGACAAAAAGAAGGTCGTCGTCGCGTGGACAAAAAAAGAGTATGCGAACCTCGAGCGCGCCCGCAAGGCCGGCGTTCGGGTACCAGAGCCCATCGCCGTCGAGCGGAACGTCCTCGTTATGGAGTATCTCGGCGACGACGACCGACGGGCAAAGCGGCTCAACGAGGTCCACATCGAAAACCCCGAGACGACATACGAGGTCGTCAGAGAGTACATGCGACGGCTCTACGACGCCGGACTCGTCCACGGCGACCTCTCGGAGTTCAACATCGTCGTCCACGAGGGAGAGCTGTGTCTACTCGATTTAGGACAGGCGGTGACAGTCCATCATCCGAACAGCCGCGAGTTTCTCGAACGCGACTGTGAGAACGTCGCCGGGTTCTTCGCCCGGCAGGGCGTCGACGTGGATGCCGACGACCTGTTGGCACACGTTACTGAGCCGGAGCCGGACCCCTCCGGGAACGCTGAATAG
- the citZ gene encoding citrate synthase, which translates to MSDELKKGLEGVLVAESSLSYIDGDEGKLVYRGYTIDDLARNASFEEVVYLLWHGELPTADELGSFKSSMAEERHLDDGVQQLVRELAEADEEPMAALRSIVSSLSAYDPDADAEPTDEAANLRKGRRITAKIPTALAAFSRIREGDDPVEPREDLDHAANFLYMLNGEEPDEVLADTFDMALVLHADHGLNASTFSAMVTSSTLADLHAAITSAVGALSGSLHGGANQDVMEALLELDESGKEPVEWVEDRLDAGERVPGFGHRVYNVKDPRAKILSEESEALGEAAGTPQWHNYSTEIEEYLTEEKGLAPNVDFYSASTYYQMGIPVDIYTPIFAMSRVGGWIAHVLEQYDDNRLIRPRGRYVGPDDRTVTPIDER; encoded by the coding sequence ATGTCCGACGAGCTCAAGAAAGGGCTGGAGGGAGTTTTAGTCGCCGAGTCGTCGTTGAGTTACATCGACGGCGACGAGGGGAAACTCGTCTACCGTGGTTACACGATCGACGACCTCGCACGGAACGCGAGCTTCGAGGAAGTCGTCTACCTGCTGTGGCACGGTGAGCTGCCGACCGCCGATGAACTCGGGTCGTTCAAATCGTCGATGGCCGAGGAACGCCACCTCGACGACGGCGTCCAGCAGCTCGTTCGCGAGCTCGCAGAGGCCGACGAAGAACCGATGGCGGCGCTACGAAGCATCGTGTCGTCACTCTCGGCCTACGACCCCGACGCCGACGCCGAGCCGACAGACGAGGCGGCGAATCTCCGAAAGGGCCGCCGCATCACCGCGAAGATTCCGACCGCGCTGGCGGCGTTCAGCCGTATCCGAGAGGGTGACGACCCCGTCGAGCCCCGGGAGGACCTCGACCACGCCGCGAACTTCCTGTACATGCTCAACGGCGAAGAGCCCGACGAGGTGCTTGCAGACACATTCGACATGGCGCTCGTGCTGCACGCCGACCACGGCCTGAACGCCTCGACGTTCTCCGCGATGGTCACCTCCTCGACGCTTGCGGACCTACACGCGGCGATTACGTCCGCCGTCGGTGCGCTCTCGGGGAGCCTCCACGGCGGCGCGAATCAGGATGTCATGGAAGCGCTGCTGGAGCTCGACGAGTCGGGGAAGGAGCCGGTCGAGTGGGTCGAGGACCGACTCGATGCCGGCGAACGCGTCCCCGGCTTCGGCCACCGCGTCTACAACGTCAAGGACCCCCGTGCGAAGATTCTCTCCGAGGAGTCCGAGGCGCTCGGCGAGGCAGCCGGCACACCGCAGTGGCACAACTACTCGACCGAAATCGAGGAGTACCTCACCGAAGAAAAGGGCCTCGCGCCGAACGTCGACTTCTATTCGGCGTCGACGTACTACCAGATGGGCATCCCGGTCGACATCTATACGCCCATCTTCGCGATGAGCCGCGTCGGCGGCTGGATCGCTCACGTCCTCGAACAGTACGACGACAACCGGCTCATCCGCCCGCGTGGCCGCTATGTCGGCCCCGACGACCGAACGGTCACGCCCATCGACGAGCGGTAA
- a CDS encoding succinylglutamate desuccinylase/aspartoacylase family protein, translated as MTTLGTASAAPGEIDTGRLPVGEARDGSEVGLPVAVINGQADGKTLYMQAVSDGDELNGLGVIRRLVPQLDPTKIAGELLIVGITNYYAFQVAEHRNPIDDTKLNRAYPGSKTGTASERIAAATFDAAKQADLVLDLHQGSTSCMINETRVRCGTRHRLHRDCLELAKVFGCGHILDQKGPDGQLARAAPDEGVPTIDPELGGAVGWDETSIRKGVKGVFNVLYYYGFLDGNVDPEPQTRATGFEQYGSPAGGLVDFEFDLGDSVRRGDTLFKITDPFGTVKERVTADSEGIFWRHRRLPQVATGEYVCSLGTNLDEY; from the coding sequence ATGACGACCCTCGGTACGGCGAGTGCAGCCCCCGGCGAGATTGACACCGGTCGGCTCCCCGTCGGCGAAGCACGCGACGGCTCGGAGGTCGGGCTCCCCGTCGCGGTCATCAACGGCCAAGCCGACGGCAAGACCCTCTATATGCAAGCCGTCTCCGACGGTGACGAGCTCAACGGGCTCGGTGTCATCCGCCGGCTGGTCCCCCAGCTTGACCCAACAAAAATCGCCGGCGAGCTGCTCATTGTCGGCATTACCAACTACTACGCCTTCCAGGTCGCCGAGCACCGCAATCCGATTGACGACACCAAGCTCAACCGTGCCTATCCCGGCAGTAAAACCGGCACGGCTTCCGAGCGCATTGCCGCCGCGACGTTCGACGCCGCGAAACAGGCCGACCTCGTTTTGGACCTTCACCAAGGCTCTACTTCCTGCATGATAAACGAGACCCGCGTTCGTTGTGGAACGCGACATCGCCTCCACCGGGACTGTCTGGAGTTGGCGAAAGTGTTCGGCTGCGGCCACATTCTCGACCAGAAGGGACCTGACGGACAACTCGCCCGGGCAGCGCCCGACGAGGGCGTCCCCACCATCGACCCCGAACTCGGCGGTGCGGTCGGCTGGGATGAAACCTCCATCCGAAAGGGTGTCAAGGGTGTCTTCAACGTTCTCTACTACTACGGGTTCCTCGATGGCAACGTCGACCCCGAACCCCAGACGCGCGCGACCGGCTTCGAGCAGTACGGGTCGCCGGCCGGTGGGCTCGTCGACTTCGAGTTCGACCTCGGTGACTCGGTCCGTCGCGGCGACACGCTGTTCAAGATTACTGACCCGTTCGGGACTGTCAAAGAGCGCGTGACAGCCGACTCCGAGGGTATCTTCTGGCGACACCGTCGGCTGCCGCAGGTCGCAACCGGCGAGTACGTCTGCTCGCTGGGCACCAACCTCGACGAGTACTGA